The following nucleotide sequence is from Photobacterium gaetbulicola Gung47.
TACTCAATTATATGATGGTGTTGAATTAATATGTAAACGGTTGTGTTTACTTTTTGGTTGTGATCAATATGATTAAAGTATACACCATCGTTTACTTTTGAGACTAGCGACGAATGAAAACGACATTGAAAGCATCTTTGGTTGCCATCTTGGGGGCTCTTGGCCTGGCGGCATACAGTGGCGGAAGTACCAGCACAGACGGCAGTTATGTGCGCAGCCAAGAAATTCGTCAAGCACGTATCGCCCGTTCGCCGCAATTCAAAGATGGCAAAGTCATCACCCAGCTGCCGAGGGTTGAAAGCGAGGAGGGCATGTTGTCGCTGCTGTGGAAATTTTTCATGCAGCGCGATCAGTATAAGCCTCAGCAACGTTTGCAGTTCCAAGCGGTAGATACCCCGTTGCTGGAGAACCCGAGCAGTGCGCTGCGGGTGACTTGGCTGGGGCATTCGTCTTTGTTTCTGGAGGCGGATGGTGTGCGCATCCTGATTGACCCGGTGTTTGACCATGCGTCGCCATCGGCGTTTGCCAGAATGTTCTCGCGCAATGTGGATGCACCGGTTAGCCGTGAAGACTTGCCGCTGCCGGACGTGATCTTGATTTCCCACGACCACTATGATCATTTGGAAGAAGCAACAGCACGTTTCTATGCCGATAAGAACGTACGGTTCTTTGTCCCGCTGGGGGTGGGGCGCCACCTGGAAAAATGGGGCGTGAAACCGGGCAATATCGAAGAGTTTGACTGGTGGGAAAGTGTCGCTGTCGGGACTGTTCGGATTACTTCGGCTCCGGCCAACCATAATTCAGGCCGTGGTCTGTTTGACAGCAATACCACTCTCTGGTCATCCTGGGCGATTCAGGCTGAAGCTGGCAGTGTGTTTTACAGTGGTGACTCGGCCTATGGTGAACACTTTAAGCAAATTGGTGAGCGGTTGGGGCCGTTTGATATGACCTTTATCGAGGTAGCGGCGAATGTGAAAGACGGCAAGGGTTATCCAGTAGAAGGCTGGGGGCATATGCAGGCGGCCCACACCATGCAGGCGCATCTTGATGTGGGCGGTGACAAGTTATTTCCGGTCCACTGGTCGACCTATGAGTTGTTTCTCCACCAATGGGATGAGCCGGTCAATGACTTGATTGCCGAGGCACAGGTACATGACGTGGAATTGGTGACCCCTTTGGTTGGCCAGAGCTTGGATTTGTCTCTGCCAGTTCAGACTGCCTATTGGTGGCAAGACAGCGAGCAGTGGCAAACGGACAGTGACATGGCCCAGTTGGCATACCGCGCAGAGTAATGGCTGGTAAGGAATAAAAAAGGGCAATCGCTGGCGCGATTGCCCTTGTTGATCATGGTGCTGGATGGGCGATGGTTATTGCCGTCCGTAAACCCTCACCCCCGCCGATGAGCCCTCGGCCTTGCCGAATACTTCGAGGCTTTTCACGCAGCGGGTATAGGCAAACTTGCGCCAGTCAGTCTGGTCATGCTTGTCTAGCTTGCGGTGAAAATGGATGGTCTTGGTGTCGTCATTGTTGAAGGTCAATACCACACGCTCTAACCGCATATCTCGTTCGGCTTTGACGCGGATAGCGTCAACCCGGCGACATACCAGCAAGGGGATCTGTGCGCCATGGTCGCTTTTGCCCAGCAAGATGGTTCTGCCCAGGGTGATTTTGTCGTCGGCTTGGGCTAGGTTGGAAGCACCGAGTAAGCCAAGGCTCAGTGCCAAAAACATGGAATGCGTTTTCATCAATAATCTCAATAACAGCAGTACTGTTAAGCTAAATAGAGAAGTGGGAAATTCTTCCCACCCGTCGCGGGCCCCGCCTGTATGTCTGAACTTACTTGTCAGTGCTTTGCGAGGGCAGCGGAATATACCTTCGGCTTTGGTTGTTAAAGACAGGGTTGTGTAAAATTTTGCTCTCTATGCCTGTCTATTGGTTTGGTCTTCTTCATCGATGGGGGTGTTATCCGCCGCCTCGATCTCGACTGGCGCTTTTCGGGTTACCGAGACTTTATCCGCCCGGTTGCCATCGACTTGGGTCACCTCGAACTGCCACCCTTCCCATTCGATGCTGTCTCCCACCGAAGGTAGCCCGCTCAAGGACCACATCAGCATGCCGCTTAGGGTGTGGTAGCCGTTTTTATCCTCATCGGGCAGGGTTTCGAGCTCGAGCAAGTCTTTGAGCACCAATATTGGGATCAGTCCGTCCATCGACCAACTGCCATCTTCATTTTCCACCGACCAGATATCTTCGGGAGCGCGGGTTTTGAACTCGCCGGCCAAAGCCTCGAGGATATCTTTCGGGGTCACGATACCCTGGATATCGCCGTATTCATCGACGACGAACGCCATGACATCTCCCGAGTGGCGGAAGTGCTCAAGCAGTTGGATCCCGGTCCAGTTTTCCGGAATAAATACCGGTGGCAGCAGGTAGTGCTCTATCGGGCTGCGCGGCCTGGCGATGTGGTATTGCAACAGCTGTTTGGTGGTGATGATGCCTTTGGGGTTATCCATATTGCCTCTGATCACCGGAAAGTGCTGGTGACTGGAGGCGACCAGAAAGTTGAGGTTGCTTTCGCTTGGCTTATCGAGATCCAGCGCCACGATCTCATTGCGAGGGGTCATCAGCGATGTCACCTTGCGATCATCAAAGTGAAAGACATTTTTGACCATGGCATGTTCTTGTTTCTCGATAACCCCCGTCTGTGAACCCTCTGCCAGTACGGCTTTTATATCTTCCTCGGTGAGCACATCACCTTGATTTTCTTTGCCGTGTTTGCCCAACAGTCGCAGGGTCAGCTCAGTGGAAGTGGCCAGCAAGAAGACAAAAGGTCTGGATAGGCTGGCAAGCACGGTCAGAGGGCGGGCCATCATGCGGGCAATGCTCTCCGGGCTTAGCTGGGCCAGGCGTTTGGGTACCAGTTCACCAATGACGATGGAGAGGTAGGTGATACCGACAACCACGATGGTGGTGGCGGCTACGGAGCTGGTCTTGGCGGCGAGGCCAAGTTGCTGGAGGTTGTCGGCCAGAGGCCCTGCGAGGGCGGCTTCACCGAACACCCCGTTGAGGATGCCGATGGCGGTAATGCCAATCTGTACGGTGGAAAGAAAGCGGGTCGGCTCCTCGCCGAGCTTGATGGCGGTGGTCGCACCCTTGTCGCCATTGTCTGCCAGTTTTTGCAGACGACTTTTTCGTGCAGTGACCAGGGCAATTTCCGACATGGCAAAAACGCCATTAAGCAGAATTAGGCCGGCCAAAATTAGCACGTCCATGAGGTTCTCCTTCATGTTCGAGGCTTCTGCCTCTAAGCATATGTGTTGAGTTGAAAGTTTGGTGTGAAGTAGCAAACAAGTTTGACCTTAGCGACTCAGAGGCGGGATGAACATGGAGAAATATTTATCTCTATAAACTGTGTTTTTGATTAAGATGGCGTGAATGAATAAAAGGAAATAAGGCAATGAAAATCGAGATCAATTTCTCAACCGAGAGGCTGTCGGTCAAGACCCTAGACCGCACTATGCCGGGGATCCAGGACGAAATCATGACTATGTTTACCGAGCCGGTCAGTCGTCACTTGCCACCGTCCTGTCAGAATTTCCGCACGGCGGAGGATGTCGCCAACTGGCTTGAGGGCATGGCACGAACCGGTAGTGTGCTGAGGCTAACCTTGCAGCAGCAAGCGGTGGGGTATCTATTTGTCTTTCCCGAGCCGGAAGACTGCTACCGCTTGGGTTATGTGCTTGACGAAGCTCAATGGGGCAAAGGATTAGCGACCGAAGCGATGCTGGGGTTGGTGAACTATTTGTCTGCGTATGAACACGCTGCCTGTTTCATTGCCGGGGTTGAGCCCGACAATACCGGGTCGGTCAATGTGCTTAAGAAGCTTGGCTTTAGTTACAGCTATTCCGAGCAAGACGTCGACTACTACAAACTGCAAAGCGCCTGATTCGGAACTCTTGGTGCTTAACTCGGCAAGTGCCCGGTCTTTACTAAAATGACGGTCTCCTGCTCGACAAAGGGATAATGCTCGCTCAGGTGCGGGCTACGTAGCCAAGTACCAGCAGGATACTGTCCGAACTCATCCTGAAACTCCCCAGACAAAACCAGGATCTCCTCTCCGCCCCAGTGGCGGTGGGGCTGGAAATGCTCGCCAGTCGGCCATTTCACCAAGGCGGTGTGCTGATGGCCGAACTCATGCAGCGGCATGACTTGTAATCCACCGATCCCCGGTTGCCAGGCGGTGTGCCGGGTATCGATTCGAAGTTGCTGGCTGTCCTCCGGCATGAACTGGTTGAGTTTGACGAAGATTGTACATCCCCGTTTGCTGAATGGGGCATGCTGGCTGCCCGGCGGGTTACGGATATAGGTACCAGGGCCAAAATCACCGGTTTCATCTGAGAACACACCATCGAGCACAAAGATCTCTTCACCCATCGGGTGAGGGTGGGGGGCAAATGATGAGCCTTCGGCATAGCGGACGACACTGGTGGTATGCCCCGACTCTTTGGCTTCGCGCTCAAGTGGCTTGCGCCATACTCCTGATGCAGGGCTGGGCTGCCACTTCATTTTCTCGGTCTCGATCACCAGCCTTTGCTGAAAATCCATGTTGAGCATTATTCACCCTCCCCGGGTAGGTTTCACAATAGGTTAGTTTCGGCCTGCCATTATGCCGCCACCCTGCTTAATCATGTTTTTCGCAACAGTTTGGCTGAGTCGGAATGTCACTTTGTTGAGTTCCATATAAGTATCATAATCAGCCATAGAATGGTCAATGAATGCTTTGGGGGTGAAGGGTCATCGATCAAAGTGCTTAATGAGTGCAAGAGGAAGAACGTCGAGCTCGGTATCTTGGACAAAGTCGTGTTTAACAAGCTACCGCTTCGTGTCGGATACTATGTGATTCTGTTTGGCGAGAAGTTTCTTCGGATTCTGGATGAACTCGAGAAGTTGCAGTATGAACTTGAAAGTTAGTCTGAAATGAAAAAAGCGCCGACATAATCGGCGCTTATGCTATTGGTTGAGCTTGCTAAGTTGAAATGAGAGAAGTTAAAGCTCAAACTCCGGCACTTTTTTCTTCACCGCATCATGGGTGCCAATATAGAGAAGCTCTTGTTGGCCAAGTCCGCGCATGAAAAATGAAAGACATTTCGGGCACTGCAGTTTTTCCTGTCCTGTAGTAACCAGTGATTTTTCGTGCCATTTGCGTCTTACTCGGTTTAATCCTGAAGTGTTGTTACATTCGGGGCATCGAATTGGTACTTTCATAACATCGTTCTCCTGACCACTCTGTCTGGTTACAAATTAACCAGAATAACCCCGCACAAAACTTGATATGCATCAGGTTTGTCAGTTGAACTTATGATGTTGCAAAAAAGTTTTTTATATTTGAGACCAACGTCTTAGCGGCAATTAACAGGGTGTAACGCGAGGTTACAAAACGACATAATTGGTCGCGTTACTCGTTGCCCAAAATGGCCTGCCGCTTGAGCATCAGCTCCTTTGACATTGACTGGGCAGTAATACGCATCCCCTTTTGCTCCAGCCCAATCAGTAATTGCATCCGTAGATTTTCAGCGCGTTCTTCAAGTGCCTGGCGTTCTTGCTCTGGTTTTTCCGCCGCTTTTTCATAACAGCCAACAATTGACTTGAACAGGTGGGACTCGAAGCTGGTTCTTTCTTCCGGTTGAATCGTGCGTGATTCCTTCACTTCACCATTGGCCTTGCGGCGGTTGTAGTCTTGGATCTGGTTTTCAGCGATCAGGTCGAACACACTCATAGCATTACATTCTCTGTGGATATTTCGTGCCCATCATAGCCCCGCAGATTGAATAGGTGCTGAAAAATGCCTTGGGGAAGTGTTTCGAAATGTGTTTGGGCAGCGCTGAGATAAACGCTGTTTTCATCCTTAGGCCTTTATGTGTTTGCGAGTAAATCGATCAATTTTCGAGTTTTCAAAGGGATTACCGCATTGTTGGGATACACGGCATACAGTTCGGTTTTCCAGGTATAGTTATCCAGCAGACTGACAAGCTCACCGGACTGAATATATGACTCAGTAATAAAATCTAGGGTGGTTGTTACCCCCATGCCCTTTAATGCATATCGCGTGAGTAATGACTCACTCTCAAGCTGCAGGAATGGTGAGATTTCTATTTTGGTTTCTTTGCCATCATCAATGAACATCCACTTATCTTTGGTGAGGCAGTGGGTATAGTTCATACATTTGTGGCCAATCAAATCTGATGGTTTTACGGGGATGCCATGTCTGTCCAAGTACGTGGGTGAGGCGACAACATAGGTCCCGATATTTTTGATTTTTTTGCACTTGTACGAGCTGTCTTCCAGTGCGCCAATCTTAAGCACCAGATCGACCTGCTCATGGATCAGATCGCCAATCTGGTTGTCAAAAATCAGGTCGAGTTCTAGCTCTGGATAGGTTGATAGCAGCTGGGCAAAGGTGTCGGTGATGAAATCATCGAACTCCAGCACCGCTGGCATTTTTACCCGCAGTTTTCCCCTGACGATATCTTTGCGCTCGTCGATGAAGTCGTAGCACTTATCAACGCTGTCGAAGATCTCAGCGCAGCGCTCGTAAAGGAATTGCCCTTCTTCTGTCAGGTTGATCTGCCGGGTAGTACGTTGGATCAGCGAGCAGCGCAATTCTTGCTCGAGCTGTTTCACATGCTTGCTAATCACGGATTTTGACAAGCACAGCTTGTCGGCAGCGATTGAAAACGAGTTGTTCATGACCACGGTGTAGAAGGTGGCCAATAGATTCAGGTTCATGGTTTTCACCCGTTAGATCCTTGTGGCGTAGTGTCGAAGGGAGGGCATCTGTTATTGATCGTTTCAGTTTTGCTAATGTTTCCAATGTGGAAACTTATTGATTTTGTATACCAAATCAATAGTCTGGATAGGAGGGTTTTTATCATTTTTATGGTTGATGTGTGATTGGTCACGTTATTTTTCACTCAGGGGAAACTATCAGTTCTTGATAAGTTGATTAAGTTTGCAGGGCATTTGAGGGAAGATTTGTGGGCCAACAAAACGTTCTCACAACAGAGGCTCCTATGGAACAGAATACCTACCCTGAACACGACGTAGCCGATCTATCTCTTGCGCCACTTGGCCGCAGGCGTGTCGCATGGGCTCGTAGCCACATGCCAATCATGCGCAGCATTATCGAGCACTTTGAAAAAGAAAAGCCGTTTACCGGTTTGACAATCGGTATTTGCTTGCACGTTGAGGCCAAAACCGGTGTGTGGCTGGAGGCCTTGACCAAAGGGGGGGCCAAAGTGGTGATCACCGGTTCACCAGGTTCAACCCAAGATGAAACCGCTGCCGCATTGGTCGAAGACTATGGGGTAAGTGTCTATTCCCGCCGTGACGAAAGCTTTGATGATCATATTAACTACTGCCGCAAAGTGTTATCTCACCAACCGGACATCATTGCCGACAACGGTGCTGATTTGCACGAGCTCATTTTTACCGAGCCAGAATTTAGCGGTTTTCAAACTTCACTGCTAGGGGCCACGGAGGAAACCACCACCGGGGCTAACCGCTTGCGTGAAGACTTCCATGCTGACAAGTTCAGCACCTTGATCATCAATGATACCCAAGCCAAACGTATTATCGAAAACCGTTTCGGTGTGGGTTCATCCGTTGTCGATGGCATCATGCGCGCCACCAACGTCATGCTGCACGGCAAGAAGGTCGTGGTGATTGGTTATGGTTATTGCGGCTCCGGTACGGCGCAGCGCCTGCGAGGTATGGGGGCCCATGTTACCGTCGTTGAGTCCAACCCACTGACATTGCTTGAAGCGCATATGGAAGGCTTCTACACCTCAACCTTGGAAGAGGCTTTGCCGGATGCCGACATGGTCGTCACCATTACTGGCCGTGACAACGTGCTGCGTAAGGAGCACTTCGAATTGATGCGCGACAATACGATTATCGCCAATGCGGGGCATTTCCAGCGTGAAATCAACCTTGCGGATTTGGCTGCGGTGAGCCAAAGCCAGGATAAGATCCGTCCTCATGTAACGGCTTACCAACTTGAAGAAAAGCAGCTGTTCGTCCTGTCGGATGCCAACCTTGTTAACCTATCGGCGGGTGACGGAAACCCGATAGAAATTATGGATCTCGGCCTGGCATTGCAGTCGCTCAGTTTAGAGCGTATCGCCCTTAACCGGGACTCGCTGCAGAATATTCCTCAACCGGTCCCTTTCGATATCGAAATGCAAGTTGCTGAACTTGCTGTGAAACACTGGATTAACCACTAACTTTGCAACCACCTCGGGTATGCTGCGCCCGAGGTATTTTTGCCGTCACCCTGTCCAACCTCATGAGCGCGACGATAGCCGGTTTTTTTTCTCGTTTTAGCCATTGATGAGGGGGGAGATACTATGGTGGTGTGCTTGAGTTGCTGAACGGATTGTTAGTGTCCCCAAAATTTTTTTTAAGATTTGTCAAAATTTCACTGCATAATTTTTGCCCAGCTGTTATGATGTGCGGGCTCAAATAGAGAAGAGTTATTTAATGCAACATCAAGTACAAGTTAAACCATCTGATACTTCTACGTTTTCGTGCTGTATCTAACTGTTTCCCTTATATTTATCGTCACATTAATAATTCAATTGTTACTGATCGCTGTTGATAGCGATTTAAATGAATTTACATAAGGGACAACACATGTCTAAGTCTACTGGTATCGTTAAGTGGTTTAACGAAGAAAAAGGTTTCGGTTTCATCACTCAAGAGAACGGCGGTGCAGACGTATTCGTACACTTCCGCGCAATCGCTTCTGAAGGTTTCAAGACTCTTTCTGAAGGTCAGAAAGTTTCTTTTGACGTAGAGCAAGGCCAGAAAGGTCCTCAAGCTGCAAACGTAGTTACTCTATAAGTCATTGAACTTATTTTAAGAAAATGCTGGCCTAGGCCAGCATTTTTTGTATCTGCTATATACCCAAGGTACTTCCTGCACCTTGAGGTAACTTGGGTATCTCTGATCCCTGAACATCTCTTATACCTCTTTTTTATTTGAGGAAGGTAGGATGGAGATGGGTAAATATGCAACCTTTTCCTCCGCTGTTTCACCTTTACTTTGATTTCCACGCAGGCTCCTTTAGCTCAAATCCGGCAACGCTAAGACGACTTCAGATAAATACTGACATGATATTTGCGACTTGAAAGCAAAAAACAGCCCATGTGGTTATTGTTGCTGCAAGATTGGTAGTCGGCAGTGCAAAGTTTTGTTAAATAAGTGTTTAATGAAATATATTATGTGATCTTCGTCACGCTATGACGTCAAGTTGATTTGGATTATCTGTTTTTGTGTTTTATTCAATATAGAGCGGGTGGTTATTCACTGCCTGCAACGTAGAGGCGCATTGCCTAACAGTAGTTTAGTGAAGGTCGACAGCCGGTGAAGCTAAGCGAAAGGAGTCAATGCCGAAGTGGTTTTGGTCGTCAGCCAAGCTGCTGGGGTTGTTCTTAATAGGAGCAGCACTGTCATCTCGGGCCCTGCCCGGATGGAGAGCTACAGCAATATTTGTTTTCGAACAGGTAAGTTCACCTACCGATTTCGTACAGCCTTTGTCGCTCGCGTACTCCTTACGCCCCTCCTCTACATACTCACACTTTATTGATGTTGTTTATTAGGAGAAGTCTACGAATGGCTGATTACGGATTATTGTCCATCGTACCCGCGGTGCTGGCGCTGATACTCGCCTTTACCACTCGGCATGTTGTTTTGGCTCTGGGCGTTGCAGTGATCAGCGGCATGCTGATCTTAACCAAGGGCCACCCTGTCGATACTGCGTTGATGTTCTTGTCTGATGGGCCGTTCACTCAGCTCGCATCGGGCAGCAACGCACAGATCATTATTGTTATTACTATCATTTCTGGCTTTATCTACCTGGTCGAGCAAAGCGGTGGCATGGCTGCATTTTCGACCATGGCGACCCGTTATGTGTCATCACCATTGAAAGCCCAGCTTGCGACCTGGGCAACCGGGATCGGGGTGTTTTTTACCGACTCGGGCAACTCGCTGATCCTCGGCCCGATGTTCTCGCCAATCTACAACAAGCTCAAGCTGAGCAAGGAGAAACTGGCCTTCATCATCGACTCGACCTCGTCACCGATTTGTGTGCTGATCCCGATTATTAGCTGGGGTGTTTACTCGCAGGGTCTGATTGAGAACGCGTTCGATAACATGGGCCAGCCGGTCGATGGTTTTGCGACTTTCCTTCAGGTGATCCCTTACCAGCTCTATGCCTTGCTGGCACTGTTCAGTGTGCCTGTCTATGCGGTGCTAAAAAAAGACTGGGGGCCAATGGCCGAAGCCGAGCAGCAAGCCCGCCAGCAGGCTGAGGTGAGCGTGCAATCTGCGGATGACCAGCAGGTGAAATCAGGCCGTATCTCACTGATTGTATTGCCACTGGCGGTACTGTTTGGCTCGCTAATCGCGCTGTTCACCTATAATTACCACTTGCATGGCGCCATCAATGGCCCTGTGATCCGTGCATCGCTGGGTACCAGCTATCTGATTGCCTCGGTAACGGCGATTGCCTATTACGCCTACACCAAAACTATGACCGCCTCGACAGCCTTCAACACTTTTGTGTCGGGAATGCAGCGGATCATGCTAATTTTGGTTATCTTGCTATTGGCATGGACCTTGGGTGATATCTGTAAATCACTGGGGACTGGGGACTATATTAGCCAGGTGATGAATGACCGCTTGCCGGTGTTCATGCTGCCTGCATTGATTTTCATTATCGGCAGTTTTATCTCGGTGGCAACAGGTTCGTCGTGGGGTACCTTCGCCATCCTGATCCCGATTGCGGTACCGGTTGCCAGTGCACTGGGCGCCGACCCGCTGATTTGTATTGGTGCCGCGCTAAGTGGCGGCATGCTGGGGGATCACTCATCACCGATTTCCGACACCACGATCCTCAGCTCGATGTCGACCGGATGTGATCATGTTTCCCATGTCCGTACTCAGTTCCCGTACGCTATTTTGACTGGCGTGACCGCCAGCATCGGCTTCATGGTTGCCGAAATCACTCGTAGCCCGTACACCATTGTATTGGCCGCCGTATTGCAAGTTGCACTGATTGTGTTGATGGTGCGCCGTCAGGCCGCAGCCAGCCCAGTTACCGCTTAAATAGCGATTGCTATTACGAGCTACCGTTTAAAAAAAGGATTGAAAATGAACACACTATTTTGGCTAAGAGATGAAGTAAAAGTGGGTGAGCACCGCACCGCATTGACACCTACCGGAGCCAAAGCCCTGATTGATGCGGGTGCCCAAGTGATCGTCGAGCGCAGCGATACTCGCATTTTTCCTGATCAGGCCTATGTCGATGTGGGCTGTGAGCTGGCGGCAGGCCATAGCTGGACTGACGCTCCGGAGCACGCCTATATCTTGGGTTTGAAAGAACTGGCTGAAGACGATTTCCCGCTTAAGCACCAGCACATTTATTTTGCCCATGCCTTCAAGGGGCAGGATGAAGCGGTGCAGATCCTGTC
It contains:
- a CDS encoding putative GCN5-related N-acetyltransferase (COG1670), yielding MKIEINFSTERLSVKTLDRTMPGIQDEIMTMFTEPVSRHLPPSCQNFRTAEDVANWLEGMARTGSVLRLTLQQQAVGYLFVFPEPEDCYRLGYVLDEAQWGKGLATEAMLGLVNYLSAYEHAACFIAGVEPDNTGSVNVLKKLGFSYSYSEQDVDYYKLQSA
- a CDS encoding anti-ECFsigma factor, ChrR (COG3806) → MDFQQRLVIETEKMKWQPSPASGVWRKPLEREAKESGHTTSVVRYAEGSSFAPHPHPMGEEIFVLDGVFSDETGDFGPGTYIRNPPGSQHAPFSKRGCTIFVKLNQFMPEDSQQLRIDTRHTAWQPGIGGLQVMPLHEFGHQHTALVKWPTGEHFQPHRHWGGEEILVLSGEFQDEFGQYPAGTWLRSPHLSEHYPFVEQETVILVKTGHLPS
- a CDS encoding adenosylhomocysteinase (COG0499); translated protein: MEQNTYPEHDVADLSLAPLGRRRVAWARSHMPIMRSIIEHFEKEKPFTGLTIGICLHVEAKTGVWLEALTKGGAKVVITGSPGSTQDETAAALVEDYGVSVYSRRDESFDDHINYCRKVLSHQPDIIADNGADLHELIFTEPEFSGFQTSLLGATEETTTGANRLREDFHADKFSTLIINDTQAKRIIENRFGVGSSVVDGIMRATNVMLHGKKVVVIGYGYCGSGTAQRLRGMGAHVTVVESNPLTLLEAHMEGFYTSTLEEALPDADMVVTITGRDNVLRKEHFELMRDNTIIANAGHFQREINLADLAAVSQSQDKIRPHVTAYQLEEKQLFVLSDANLVNLSAGDGNPIEIMDLGLALQSLSLERIALNRDSLQNIPQPVPFDIEMQVAELAVKHWINH
- a CDS encoding hypothetical protein (COG1757), translating into MADYGLLSIVPAVLALILAFTTRHVVLALGVAVISGMLILTKGHPVDTALMFLSDGPFTQLASGSNAQIIIVITIISGFIYLVEQSGGMAAFSTMATRYVSSPLKAQLATWATGIGVFFTDSGNSLILGPMFSPIYNKLKLSKEKLAFIIDSTSSPICVLIPIISWGVYSQGLIENAFDNMGQPVDGFATFLQVIPYQLYALLALFSVPVYAVLKKDWGPMAEAEQQARQQAEVSVQSADDQQVKSGRISLIVLPLAVLFGSLIALFTYNYHLHGAINGPVIRASLGTSYLIASVTAIAYYAYTKTMTASTAFNTFVSGMQRIMLILVILLLAWTLGDICKSLGTGDYISQVMNDRLPVFMLPALIFIIGSFISVATGSSWGTFAILIPIAVPVASALGADPLICIGAALSGGMLGDHSSPISDTTILSSMSTGCDHVSHVRTQFPYAILTGVTASIGFMVAEITRSPYTIVLAAVLQVALIVLMVRRQAAASPVTA
- a CDS encoding hypothetical protein (COG2220), whose protein sequence is MKTTLKASLVAILGALGLAAYSGGSTSTDGSYVRSQEIRQARIARSPQFKDGKVITQLPRVESEEGMLSLLWKFFMQRDQYKPQQRLQFQAVDTPLLENPSSALRVTWLGHSSLFLEADGVRILIDPVFDHASPSAFARMFSRNVDAPVSREDLPLPDVILISHDHYDHLEEATARFYADKNVRFFVPLGVGRHLEKWGVKPGNIEEFDWWESVAVGTVRITSAPANHNSGRGLFDSNTTLWSSWAIQAEAGSVFYSGDSAYGEHFKQIGERLGPFDMTFIEVAANVKDGKGYPVEGWGHMQAAHTMQAHLDVGGDKLFPVHWSTYELFLHQWDEPVNDLIAEAQVHDVELVTPLVGQSLDLSLPVQTAYWWQDSEQWQTDSDMAQLAYRAE
- a CDS encoding DNA-binding transcriptional regulator (COG1278), encoding MSKSTGIVKWFNEEKGFGFITQENGGADVFVHFRAIASEGFKTLSEGQKVSFDVEQGQKGPQAANVVTL
- a CDS encoding putative HxlR family transcriptional regulator (COG1733); amino-acid sequence: MPLHFLGLDHQPLLKIHVEHYSPSPGRFHNRLVSACHYAATLLNHVFRNSLAESECHFVEFHISIIISHRMVNECFGGEGSSIKVLNECKRKNVELGILDKVVFNKLPLRVGYYVILFGEKFLRILDELEKLQYELES
- a CDS encoding LysR family transcriptional regulator (COG0583), yielding MNLNLLATFYTVVMNNSFSIAADKLCLSKSVISKHVKQLEQELRCSLIQRTTRQINLTEEGQFLYERCAEIFDSVDKCYDFIDERKDIVRGKLRVKMPAVLEFDDFITDTFAQLLSTYPELELDLIFDNQIGDLIHEQVDLVLKIGALEDSSYKCKKIKNIGTYVVASPTYLDRHGIPVKPSDLIGHKCMNYTHCLTKDKWMFIDDGKETKIEISPFLQLESESLLTRYALKGMGVTTTLDFITESYIQSGELVSLLDNYTWKTELYAVYPNNAVIPLKTRKLIDLLANT
- a CDS encoding CBS domain-containing protein (COG1253) gives rise to the protein MDVLILAGLILLNGVFAMSEIALVTARKSRLQKLADNGDKGATTAIKLGEEPTRFLSTVQIGITAIGILNGVFGEAALAGPLADNLQQLGLAAKTSSVAATTIVVVGITYLSIVIGELVPKRLAQLSPESIARMMARPLTVLASLSRPFVFLLATSTELTLRLLGKHGKENQGDVLTEEDIKAVLAEGSQTGVIEKQEHAMVKNVFHFDDRKVTSLMTPRNEIVALDLDKPSESNLNFLVASSHQHFPVIRGNMDNPKGIITTKQLLQYHIARPRSPIEHYLLPPVFIPENWTGIQLLEHFRHSGDVMAFVVDEYGDIQGIVTPKDILEALAGEFKTRAPEDIWSVENEDGSWSMDGLIPILVLKDLLELETLPDEDKNGYHTLSGMLMWSLSGLPSVGDSIEWEGWQFEVTQVDGNRADKVSVTRKAPVEIEAADNTPIDEEDQTNRQA